A window of the Hordeum vulgare subsp. vulgare chromosome 5H, MorexV3_pseudomolecules_assembly, whole genome shotgun sequence genome harbors these coding sequences:
- the LOC123452941 gene encoding peptidyl-prolyl cis-trans isomerase CYP22: MASAISAGPTPPAPAPASVEWHQRPPNPKNPVVFFDVTIGSIPAGRIKMELFADLVPKTAENFRQFCTGEYRKSAIPQGYKGCQFHRVIKDFMIQGGDFVKGDGSGCISIYGTKFDDENFIAKHTGPGLLSMANSGANSNGSQFFLTCAKCEWLDNKHVVFGRVLGDGLLVLRKIENVATGPNNRPKLACVISECGEM; the protein is encoded by the exons ATGGCGTCAGCCATCTCCGCGGGGCCTACGCCGCCGGCCCCGGCGCCGGCGTCGGTGGAGTGGCACCAGCGGCCGCCGAACCCGAAGAACCCGGTGGTGTTCTTCGACGTGACCATCGGCTCCATCCCGGCCGGCCGCATCAAGATGGAGCTCTTCGCCGACCTCGTCCCCAAGACCGCCGAGAACTTCAG GCAGTTCTGCACTGGCGAGTACAG GAAGTCAGCTATTCCACAGGGGTATAAGGGTTGTCAGTTCCATCGAGTGATCAAAGATTTCATGATTCAGGGAGGTGACTTCGTAAAG GGTGATGGTAGTGGATGCATATCAATATATGGTACCAAATTTGATGATGAAAATTTCATTGCGAAGCATACTGGTCCTGGCCTGCTCTCCATG GCGAACAGTGGAGCTAACTCTAATGGATCTCAG TTCTTTTTAACTTGTGCAAAGTGTGAATGGCTAGACAACAAGCACGTGGTTTTCGGG AGGGTGCTGGGAGATGGTCTGCTCGTGCTGCGGAAGATTGAGAACGTGGCGACTGGGCCAAACAACCGTCCGAAGCTTGCCTGCGTCATAAGTGAGTGCGGCGAGATGTAG
- the LOC123452942 gene encoding splicing factor 3B subunit 6-like protein, giving the protein MAAASLRKGNARLPPEVNRALFVRNLPFNISSEEMYDIFGKYGAIRQIRLGNAKDTRGTAYVVYEDIYDAKNAVDHLSGFNVANRYLIVLYSQLNKMSKKTDIKKKEDEITRLQEKYGIGSKTPSANDA; this is encoded by the coding sequence atggCGGCGGCGAGCTTGAGGAAGGGGAACGCGAGGCTGCCGCCGGAGGTGAACAGGGCGCTGTTCGTGCGGAACCTGCCGTTCAACATCTCGAGCGAGGAGATGTACGACATCTTCGGCAAGTACGGGGCCATCCGGCAGATCCGGCTGGGCAACGCCAAGGACACGCGGGGGACGGCGTACGTGGTGTACGAGGACATCTACGACGCCAAGAACGCCGTCGACCACCTCTCGGGCTTCAACGTCGCCAACCGCTACCTCATCGTGCTCTACTCGCAGCTCAACAAGATGTCCAAGAAGACggacatcaagaagaaggaggacgagatcACCAGGCTCCAGGAGAAGTACGGCATCGGATCCAAGACCCCCTCCGCCAACGACGCCTGA